A genomic stretch from Thauera sp. GDN1 includes:
- a CDS encoding TetR/AcrR family transcriptional regulator, producing MSSRGSKVVTAAGKGKTDASARSVPGAGRIDSMLRTRPTQARARFTVEAILGAADEILRTQGVDAVTTRNIAQRAGVSVGAIYQYFPDKEAILVEISKRIMDEASVAASPELFRLHRQSLDELLQALFRSTVETEKRLLSLGKDFYRKYARQMQFGRAQGLGRGDCTSEQLVANMARLLQQHADEVGEPDTEIAAFMLVRGIRILLATLVEERPELLDSPSLEPMLVRIARAMCGLRVGDGPTA from the coding sequence ATGAGCAGTCGGGGTTCGAAGGTCGTAACTGCGGCCGGGAAGGGCAAGACGGATGCGTCGGCACGGAGCGTGCCGGGCGCCGGGCGCATCGATTCGATGCTGCGCACCCGGCCCACGCAGGCGCGGGCACGCTTCACCGTCGAGGCGATCCTCGGCGCGGCCGACGAGATCCTGCGCACGCAGGGCGTGGATGCGGTCACCACCCGCAACATTGCGCAGCGGGCGGGGGTTTCGGTTGGCGCGATCTACCAGTACTTCCCCGACAAGGAAGCGATCCTGGTCGAGATTAGCAAGCGGATCATGGACGAGGCGTCGGTTGCGGCGTCGCCCGAGCTTTTCCGCCTGCATCGCCAGTCGCTGGACGAACTGCTGCAGGCCCTCTTCCGCAGCACGGTCGAGACCGAGAAGCGCCTGCTGTCCCTGGGCAAGGACTTCTATCGCAAGTACGCGCGGCAGATGCAGTTCGGCCGGGCGCAGGGCCTCGGGCGCGGTGACTGCACTTCGGAGCAGCTGGTGGCGAACATGGCACGCCTGCTGCAGCAGCATGCGGACGAGGTGGGGGAGCCGGACACCGAGATTGCCGCCTTCATGCTGGTGCGCGGCATCCGCATTCTGTTGGCGACGCTCGTGGAGGAGCGTCCGGAGCTGCTCGATTCGCCCTCGCTGGAGCCGATGCTGGTGCGCATCGCGCGCGCGATGTGCGGCCTGCGGGTGGGGGACGGGCCGACGGCTTGA